A region of Capsicum annuum cultivar UCD-10X-F1 unplaced genomic scaffold, UCD10Xv1.1 ctg82411, whole genome shotgun sequence DNA encodes the following proteins:
- the LOC107857395 gene encoding uncharacterized protein K02A2.6-like, which yields MDVIEPIEPSASNGHRFILVAINYFTKWVEAASYRAVTKKAVVDFIRNNLICRFGVLESIITNNGENLNNHLMSEICDHFKIVHHNSTAYHPQMNGAVEAANKNIKKILRKMVENDRSWDKMLPYALLGYRTIVRTSTGVTPYLLIYGNEAAIPAEVEIPSLWIIQEAGLRNEDWVCARHEQLILIDKKRMVVVCHGQLYQHRMVRAFNNKVRAQTFEVGQLVLKQIFPHQKEYKGHDENSYWNIYPKLLDKQKEDKIDEETVDAEEEKENEAALRSKSYKSGRI from the exons ATGGATGTTATCGAACCAATAGAGCCATCGGCATCGAATGGACATAGATTTATTTTAGTCGCCATCAATTATTTTACTAAGTGGGTTGAAGCTGCTTCATacagagccgtcactaagaaagCGGTTGTAGATTtcatcaggaataacttgatttgtcgATTTGGAGTATTGGAATCAATCATTACGAATAATGGGGAAAACTTAAACAATCACTTAATGAGTGAAATTTGTGATCATTTTAAAATCGTGCATCACAATTCGACTGCATACCAtccccaaatgaatggagctGTAGAAGCGGCCAACAAGAATAttaagaagatcttgagaaagatggtcgaaaatgatagatcatgggaTAAGATGTTACCTTACGCTTTGCTAGGGTATCGTACAATAGTTCGAACTTCCACCGGGGTGACCCCTTATTTACTTATCTATGGGAATGAAGCTGCGATACCTGCTGAAGTTGAAATACCTTCTCTATGGATTATTCAAGAAGCTGGGCTGAGAAACGAAGATTGGGTCTGCGCTCGCCATGAGCAACTCATATTGATTGATAAGAAGAGAATGGTGgttgtatgccatggtcagctgtatcaacacaggatggttcGTGCTTTTAACAATAAGGTGAGAGCTCAAACATTTGAAGTGGGGCAACTGGTTCTCAAGCAAATATTCCCTCACCAAAAGGAGTACAAG GGTCATGATGAAAATTCATATTGGAATATTTATCCAAAATTATTAGACAAGcaaaaagaagacaaaattgatgaagaaacAGTGGATGCagaggaagaaaaagagaatGAAGCAGCATTGAGGTCAAAAAGTTACAAAAGTGGAAGGATTTGA